In the Streptomyces formicae genome, one interval contains:
- a CDS encoding NADPH:quinone oxidoreductase family protein, giving the protein MQAWQVHENGEPGEVMRLAEVARPVPGEGQLLLKVRAANINFPDALLCRGQYQIRPPLPFTPGVEICGETEDGRRVIANPALPHGGFAEYAVADAAALLPAPDALDDAEAAALHIGYQTGWFGLHRRAHLQEGETLLVHAAAGGVGSAAVQLGKAAGAKVIGVVGGAEKAAVARELGCDLVLDRRADDVVGAVKEATGGRGADVVYDPVGGDAYAKSAKCVAFEGRIVVVGFASGAIPTPALNHALVKNYSILGLHWGLYASKDPRLILRCHEELTALAAKGAIKPLVSERVPMDGAAAAVQRVADGVTTGRVAVLPHGGAA; this is encoded by the coding sequence ATGCAGGCATGGCAAGTGCACGAGAACGGCGAGCCCGGCGAGGTGATGCGCCTCGCGGAGGTGGCGAGGCCGGTGCCGGGCGAGGGGCAGCTGCTGCTCAAGGTCCGTGCCGCGAACATCAACTTCCCGGACGCGCTGCTCTGCCGCGGCCAGTACCAGATCAGGCCGCCGCTGCCGTTCACGCCCGGCGTGGAGATCTGCGGCGAGACCGAGGACGGCCGCCGGGTGATCGCCAACCCCGCGCTGCCCCACGGCGGCTTCGCCGAGTACGCCGTCGCGGACGCCGCGGCACTCCTTCCCGCGCCCGACGCGCTCGACGACGCCGAGGCGGCCGCGCTGCACATCGGCTACCAGACGGGCTGGTTCGGGCTGCACCGCCGCGCGCACCTCCAGGAGGGCGAGACGCTCCTGGTGCACGCGGCCGCGGGCGGCGTCGGCAGCGCCGCCGTACAGCTCGGCAAGGCGGCCGGCGCCAAGGTCATCGGCGTCGTCGGCGGGGCGGAGAAGGCCGCGGTCGCGCGCGAGCTCGGCTGTGACCTCGTCCTCGACCGGCGGGCGGACGACGTCGTCGGCGCGGTGAAGGAGGCCACGGGCGGTCGTGGCGCCGACGTCGTCTACGACCCCGTGGGCGGCGACGCCTACGCCAAATCGGCCAAGTGCGTGGCCTTCGAGGGCCGCATCGTCGTGGTCGGCTTCGCCAGCGGCGCCATCCCGACGCCCGCGCTCAACCACGCCCTGGTGAAGAACTACTCGATCCTCGGCCTGCACTGGGGCCTGTACGCGAGCAAGGACCCTCGGTTGATCCTGCGCTGTCACGAGGAGCTGACCGCACTGGCCGCCAAGGGCGCGATCAAGCCGCTGGTCAGCGAGCGCGTCCCGATGGACGGGGCCGCCGCCGCGGTCCAGCGCGTCGCCGACGGAGTGACCACCGGACGGGTCGCCGTCCTGCCGCACGGAGGTGCCGCATGA
- a CDS encoding helix-turn-helix domain-containing protein — protein sequence MDQVLTEVGPRLRRIRKERGATLAALSAATGISVSTLSRLESGHRKPSLELLLPIARAHQVPLDELVGAPPVGDPRVRAKPIVRHGRTMLPLTRQPGGLQAYKVVEPPRTTPAPDPRTHEGYEWLYVLSGKLRLILGDHDVVLGPGEAAEFDTRVPHWFGATGDGGAEFISLFGPQGERMHVRARPTRKEKGD from the coding sequence ATGGACCAGGTCCTCACCGAGGTTGGCCCCCGGCTGCGCCGTATCCGCAAGGAGCGCGGCGCCACCCTGGCCGCGCTCTCCGCGGCCACCGGCATCTCCGTGAGCACCCTCTCCCGCCTGGAGTCGGGCCACCGCAAGCCCAGCCTCGAACTGCTCCTGCCCATCGCCCGCGCGCACCAGGTCCCCCTCGACGAGCTGGTCGGCGCGCCACCGGTCGGCGACCCGCGCGTACGGGCCAAGCCGATCGTCCGGCACGGGCGCACCATGCTGCCGCTGACCCGGCAGCCGGGCGGACTGCAGGCGTACAAGGTGGTGGAACCCCCTCGGACGACGCCCGCCCCCGACCCGAGGACGCACGAGGGGTACGAGTGGCTGTACGTCCTCTCCGGGAAGCTGCGGCTGATCCTCGGCGACCACGACGTGGTGCTCGGGCCCGGCGAGGCGGCGGAGTTCGACACCCGGGTGCCGCACTGGTTCGGGGCCACGGGGGACGGGGGAGCGGAGTTCATCAGCTTGTTCGGGCCCCAGGGCGAGCGGATGCATGTGCGGGCGCGGCCCACCCGCAAGGAGAAGGGGGACTGA
- a CDS encoding NAD(P)/FAD-dependent oxidoreductase has protein sequence MTRKNSSQDDAYEVVVVGGGAAGLSAALVLGRSRRRVLVVDAGEPRNAPAAHMQGYLSRDGMPPAEFLAEGRGELARYGVDVVRDRVTEVARDGAGAFTLSLADGAPVHARRVIVATGLVDELPDELPGLAERWGHDVLHCPYCHGWEVRDEAFGVLASEPFNSHQALLVTQWSKDVTLFLHTVRELPDAEWERLAAAGVSVVEGEVASLEVEDDRLTGVRLADGRVVPRSVLFVAARPAPRSGLLTALGADTTDTPYGPYPAIDETGRTSVPGVWAVGNAASAMEQVVNAASMGYRAGVMINAELVMADIDASVERRRAGEFTAEAEAAVARTVSGERAHGLPV, from the coding sequence GTGACCCGAAAGAACAGCAGCCAGGACGACGCGTACGAGGTCGTCGTCGTGGGAGGCGGCGCGGCGGGCCTGAGCGCGGCGCTCGTGCTCGGCCGCTCGCGGCGCCGGGTCCTCGTCGTCGACGCGGGCGAACCGCGCAACGCGCCCGCCGCACACATGCAGGGCTACCTCTCCCGGGACGGCATGCCGCCCGCCGAGTTCCTCGCCGAGGGGCGCGGTGAGCTGGCGCGGTACGGCGTGGACGTCGTGCGGGACCGGGTGACCGAGGTGGCCCGGGACGGCGCGGGCGCGTTCACGCTCTCCCTCGCGGACGGCGCCCCGGTGCACGCCCGCCGGGTGATCGTCGCCACCGGGCTCGTGGACGAACTCCCCGATGAGCTGCCGGGACTCGCGGAGCGCTGGGGACACGACGTGCTGCACTGCCCGTACTGCCACGGCTGGGAGGTACGGGACGAGGCGTTCGGGGTACTCGCCTCGGAGCCCTTCAACAGCCACCAGGCGCTGCTGGTCACCCAGTGGTCCAAGGACGTCACGCTCTTCCTGCACACCGTGCGGGAGTTGCCGGACGCCGAGTGGGAGCGCCTCGCCGCCGCGGGCGTCTCCGTGGTGGAGGGCGAGGTCGCGAGCCTGGAGGTCGAGGACGACCGGCTGACCGGTGTGCGGCTCGCCGACGGGCGCGTCGTCCCGCGCTCCGTCCTGTTCGTCGCCGCGAGGCCGGCGCCCCGGTCCGGTCTGCTCACGGCTCTCGGCGCCGACACCACGGACACGCCGTACGGCCCGTACCCGGCGATCGACGAGACGGGCCGCACCAGCGTCCCCGGCGTCTGGGCGGTCGGCAACGCCGCGAGCGCCATGGAGCAGGTCGTCAACGCGGCAAGCATGGGCTACCGGGCAGGCGTGATGATCAACGCGGAGCTGGTGATGGCGGACATCGACGCGTCGGTGGAGCGGCGGCGTGCCGGGGAGTTCACGGCGGAGGCCGAGGCCGCGGTGGCGCGCACGGTGAGCGGCGAGCGGGCGCACGGTCTGCCGGTGTAA
- a CDS encoding SDR family oxidoreductase, translating into MTDHAAGAARTGELPDAGLPGLPAPPPPGASALPPGTFAGTVVLVTGGGTGLGKAVAAEFARLGADLVIASRKENRLAAARDELAALGGRVTAAGCDIRDPRRVADVFDAAEAAHGLPGVLVNNAAANFPVPSEDMSPNAWRSVVDATLNGTFYMTREFGRRHLAAGTPGSVINVGASYAWTGGPGFAHSAAAKAGVKSLVESLAVEWGPYGIQVNGLVPGLMPHDDMTEDIRGNLDRAHDKDARQPALRVGRPRELGWAATFLASPYARFITGHTLVVDGANWQRRALVSPPVVTVREQLGRGPFAE; encoded by the coding sequence ATGACGGACCACGCGGCGGGCGCGGCACGTACGGGCGAGCTTCCGGATGCCGGTCTGCCCGGCCTGCCCGCCCCTCCCCCGCCCGGCGCGAGCGCGCTGCCGCCCGGCACGTTCGCCGGGACCGTCGTCCTGGTCACCGGCGGCGGGACCGGTCTCGGCAAGGCCGTCGCCGCGGAGTTCGCGCGACTCGGCGCCGACCTGGTGATCGCGAGCCGCAAAGAGAACCGCCTCGCGGCGGCGCGGGACGAACTGGCGGCGCTGGGCGGGCGGGTGACGGCCGCCGGGTGCGACATCCGCGACCCGCGGCGCGTCGCCGACGTCTTCGACGCGGCCGAGGCGGCGCACGGTCTGCCGGGCGTCCTGGTCAACAACGCGGCCGCCAACTTCCCCGTCCCCTCGGAGGACATGTCCCCCAACGCGTGGCGCTCGGTGGTGGACGCCACGCTCAACGGCACGTTCTACATGACGCGGGAGTTCGGCCGCCGCCACCTGGCCGCGGGCACCCCCGGCTCGGTCATCAACGTCGGTGCCTCGTACGCCTGGACGGGCGGCCCCGGCTTCGCGCACAGCGCCGCGGCCAAGGCGGGCGTGAAGAGCCTGGTGGAGAGCCTCGCGGTGGAGTGGGGACCGTACGGGATCCAGGTCAACGGGCTGGTGCCGGGCCTGATGCCGCACGACGACATGACCGAGGACATCCGCGGCAATCTCGACCGGGCCCACGACAAGGACGCCCGGCAACCCGCCCTGCGCGTCGGCCGTCCGCGCGAACTGGGCTGGGCCGCCACCTTCCTGGCCTCGCCCTACGCCCGCTTCATCACCGGCCACACGCTGGTCGTCGACGGCGCCAACTGGCAGCGCCGCGCCCTGGTGAGCCCGCCCGTGGTGACGGTGCGCGAGCAGCTGGGACGGGGCCCGTTCGCGGAGTGA
- a CDS encoding enoyl-CoA hydratase/isomerase family protein yields the protein MIDTIGTDIPDGEERLRLDVEDGLGILTLCRPRKLNAWSWESTRQLGLFADRIRFDDSIRAVLLRAEGRAFCAGIDITAPGGAITGRSGAERARNYYEAMRWVHERFRAFAELPQPVVAAVQGYCLGFGFELALMADVRIAADDAVFALPEARLGVAVDAGGDLRIAREAGAGWAKLLALTGRRVDAPTAERLRLLQQVVPVAELAKSARAVSAEIAANAPLAVQGIKRGIDAYADTGMAGALDRVAMNAAITLTSEDSREGYGAKAAGRAPAFEGK from the coding sequence ATGATCGACACGATCGGCACGGACATCCCGGACGGCGAGGAGCGGCTGCGCCTCGACGTCGAGGACGGCCTCGGCATCCTCACGCTCTGCCGCCCGCGCAAGCTCAACGCGTGGAGCTGGGAGTCCACCCGGCAGCTCGGCCTGTTCGCCGACCGGATCCGCTTCGACGACTCGATCAGGGCGGTGCTGCTGCGCGCCGAGGGCAGGGCGTTCTGCGCGGGCATCGACATCACGGCACCGGGCGGCGCGATCACGGGCCGCTCCGGTGCCGAGCGCGCCCGCAACTACTACGAGGCCATGCGCTGGGTCCACGAGCGCTTCCGCGCCTTCGCCGAACTGCCGCAGCCGGTCGTCGCGGCCGTGCAGGGGTACTGCCTCGGCTTCGGCTTCGAGCTCGCGCTCATGGCGGACGTACGGATCGCCGCCGACGACGCGGTGTTCGCCCTGCCCGAGGCGCGGCTCGGCGTCGCCGTGGACGCGGGCGGCGATCTGCGCATCGCGCGCGAGGCGGGCGCGGGCTGGGCCAAGCTGCTCGCGCTCACCGGCCGCCGCGTGGACGCGCCGACGGCCGAGCGGCTGCGCCTGCTCCAACAGGTCGTACCCGTCGCTGAGTTGGCGAAGAGCGCCCGCGCGGTGTCGGCCGAGATCGCCGCGAACGCGCCGCTCGCCGTGCAGGGCATCAAGCGCGGCATCGACGCGTACGCGGACACGGGGATGGCGGGCGCGCTCGACCGGGTCGCGATGAACGCGGCGATCACGCTCACGTCGGAGGACTCCCGTGAGGGGTACGGGGCGAAGGCGGCGGGGCGAGCGCCCGCGTTCGAGGGGAAATAG
- a CDS encoding PIG-L deacetylase family protein, giving the protein MTEPQPSATPAQLTPMPEDWQRALAVVAHPDDLEYGCSAAIAGWTDGGREVAYLLATRGEAGIDTIDPATCGPLREREQRASAAVVGVDTVEFLDHKDGVIEYGTALRRDIAAAIRRHRPELVITLNHRDTWGGVAWNTPDHVAVGRATLDAAGDAGNRWIFPELIEEQGLEPWNGVRWVAVAGSASPTHAADATAGLERSVLSLLEHRAYIEALTDEDPEKYCRTFLLGNAQAAAPRFGGRPAVPFEVFSR; this is encoded by the coding sequence ATGACCGAGCCGCAGCCTTCCGCAACGCCCGCGCAACTGACGCCCATGCCCGAGGACTGGCAGCGCGCCCTCGCCGTCGTCGCCCACCCGGACGACCTGGAGTACGGCTGCTCGGCCGCGATCGCCGGATGGACCGACGGCGGGCGCGAGGTCGCCTACCTCCTGGCGACCCGCGGCGAGGCGGGGATCGACACGATCGACCCGGCCACCTGCGGGCCGCTGCGCGAGCGCGAGCAGCGGGCGAGCGCGGCCGTCGTCGGCGTCGACACCGTGGAGTTCCTCGACCACAAGGACGGCGTGATCGAGTACGGCACGGCGCTGCGCCGGGACATCGCCGCCGCGATCCGCAGGCACCGCCCCGAGCTCGTCATCACGCTCAACCACCGTGACACCTGGGGCGGCGTCGCCTGGAACACCCCCGACCACGTCGCGGTCGGCCGCGCCACGCTGGACGCGGCGGGCGACGCGGGCAACCGCTGGATCTTCCCCGAGCTGATCGAGGAGCAGGGCCTCGAACCGTGGAACGGCGTGCGGTGGGTCGCCGTCGCCGGGTCCGCGTCGCCCACCCACGCGGCGGACGCCACGGCCGGTCTCGAGCGCTCCGTGCTCTCCCTGCTCGAACACCGCGCCTACATCGAGGCGTTGACGGACGAGGACCCGGAGAAGTACTGCAGGACGTTCCTCCTGGGCAACGCGCAGGCAGCGGCGCCGCGCTTCGGCGGACGGCCCGCGGTGCCGTTCGAGGTCTTCAGCCGGTAG
- a CDS encoding alpha/beta fold hydrolase, giving the protein MTATYRQPGVVLTDRRFSVPLDHDAPAGERIEVYAREVVSTARGGAQLPWLVYLTGGPGFGATRFHGRESWLDRALEEFRVLLIDQRGTGSSTPANRQTLPLRGGPREQADYLAHFRADSIVRDCEAIRPEVTGGAPWTVLGQSFGGFCVTHYLSYAPEGLHTALITGGLPTLEGHADDVYRAAYPRMERKSAAHYARYPQDVERARVIAEHIAEHEPVLPGGYKLTVPAFQSLGILLGTGNGSHRLHYLIEDAFVRTPSGPALSDAFQENVLSVLSYAAAPLYALLHEAIYGQGERPTDWSAERVRGEFPQFDAAKSLADDAPLLFTGEAVQRWMFDSDPALRPLRETADLFAARTDWPRLYDPERLAANEVPAAAAIYHDDVYVDRNHSLATARAIRGLRTWVTDEFEHDGLRAEGPRVLDRLLKLARGEA; this is encoded by the coding sequence TTGACCGCCACGTACCGCCAGCCCGGAGTCGTCCTCACCGACCGCCGTTTCAGCGTGCCGCTGGATCACGACGCACCGGCGGGGGAGCGGATCGAGGTCTACGCCCGCGAGGTGGTGTCCACCGCAAGGGGCGGCGCTCAGCTGCCGTGGCTGGTGTACCTCACGGGCGGCCCCGGCTTCGGCGCGACCCGCTTCCACGGCAGGGAGTCCTGGCTCGACCGCGCCCTGGAGGAGTTCCGAGTCCTCCTGATCGACCAGCGCGGCACCGGCAGCTCCACGCCCGCCAACCGCCAGACGCTCCCGCTGCGCGGCGGACCCCGCGAACAGGCCGACTACCTGGCGCACTTCCGCGCCGACTCCATCGTGCGCGACTGTGAGGCGATCCGCCCCGAGGTGACCGGCGGCGCCCCCTGGACCGTCCTCGGGCAGAGCTTCGGCGGATTCTGCGTGACGCACTACCTCTCGTACGCACCCGAAGGGCTGCACACCGCGCTCATCACCGGCGGTCTGCCCACGCTCGAAGGCCACGCGGACGACGTGTACCGCGCCGCCTACCCGCGGATGGAGCGCAAGAGCGCCGCGCACTACGCCCGTTACCCGCAGGACGTCGAGCGCGCCAGGGTCATCGCCGAGCACATCGCCGAGCACGAGCCGGTCCTGCCCGGCGGCTACAAGCTGACGGTCCCGGCCTTCCAGTCGCTCGGCATCCTGCTCGGCACGGGCAACGGCAGCCACCGGCTGCACTACCTCATCGAGGACGCGTTCGTGCGGACGCCGTCGGGGCCCGCGCTCTCCGACGCCTTCCAGGAGAACGTCCTTTCGGTCCTCAGTTACGCGGCGGCCCCGCTCTATGCCCTCCTGCACGAGGCGATCTACGGTCAGGGAGAACGGCCCACCGACTGGTCGGCGGAGCGCGTGCGCGGCGAGTTCCCGCAGTTCGACGCGGCGAAGAGCCTGGCGGACGACGCGCCGCTGCTGTTCACCGGCGAGGCCGTGCAGCGCTGGATGTTCGACAGCGACCCCGCCCTGCGTCCCCTGCGCGAGACGGCCGACCTGTTCGCCGCGCGCACCGACTGGCCGCGCCTGTACGACCCGGAGCGGCTCGCGGCCAACGAGGTGCCCGCGGCCGCGGCGATCTACCACGACGACGTGTACGTCGACAGGAACCACTCCCTGGCCACGGCCCGCGCGATCCGGGGGCTGCGCACCTGGGTCACCGACGAGTTCGAGCACGACGGGCTCAGGGCCGAGGGGCCCCGGGTGCTCGACCGGCTGCTCAAGCTCGCCCGCGGGGAGGCGTGA
- a CDS encoding LacI family DNA-binding transcriptional regulator gives MVGIKDVAKHAGVSVGTVSNVINRPDTVSEGTRHKVQAVIDRLGYVRSESARQLRAGRSRIMALLVLDMGNPFFVDVARGAERAAREAGLCVTVCNSGQSPAEEAEYLALFAEQRVRGVLLTPADATGRNIAAFRRHGIPFVLVDRVADGATECSVSVDDVLGGGLAVRHLVDTGHRSIAYVSGPPSLKQVRDRRVGALRALAEAGLDASLLRELPTERLDVAAGRDAGARILGLAVRPTAVFCANDLLALGVLQAMYAAEVSVPEDIAIVGYDDIEFAAAAVVPLTSVRQPAVTMGAMAAELLMEETESGDPAAHEHRRVVLMPELVVRRSSLPGR, from the coding sequence ATGGTCGGGATCAAAGACGTGGCGAAGCACGCGGGCGTGTCCGTCGGCACCGTGTCGAACGTGATCAACCGCCCGGACACGGTCTCCGAAGGGACCCGGCACAAGGTGCAGGCGGTCATCGACCGGCTCGGCTACGTCCGCAGCGAGTCCGCACGCCAACTGCGCGCGGGGCGCAGCCGCATCATGGCGCTCCTCGTCCTGGACATGGGCAACCCGTTCTTCGTGGACGTCGCGCGGGGCGCCGAGCGTGCCGCGCGCGAGGCCGGCCTCTGCGTCACGGTGTGCAACAGCGGCCAGAGTCCCGCCGAAGAGGCCGAGTACCTGGCGCTCTTCGCCGAGCAGCGGGTACGGGGCGTGCTCCTCACGCCCGCCGACGCGACCGGGCGGAACATCGCGGCCTTCCGCAGGCACGGCATCCCCTTCGTCCTCGTCGACCGCGTCGCCGACGGCGCCACCGAGTGCTCCGTGTCCGTGGACGACGTGCTGGGCGGCGGGCTCGCCGTGCGCCACCTCGTCGACACCGGGCACCGCAGCATCGCGTACGTGAGCGGCCCGCCCTCGCTCAAGCAGGTCAGGGACCGGCGCGTGGGAGCGCTGCGCGCGCTCGCCGAGGCGGGTCTGGACGCCTCGCTGCTGCGCGAGCTGCCCACCGAGCGGCTCGACGTGGCCGCCGGGCGGGACGCGGGCGCCCGCATCCTGGGCCTCGCCGTGCGGCCCACCGCCGTCTTCTGCGCCAACGACCTGCTCGCCCTCGGCGTGCTCCAGGCCATGTACGCGGCCGAGGTGAGCGTGCCCGAGGACATCGCGATCGTCGGCTACGACGACATCGAGTTCGCGGCGGCCGCCGTCGTGCCGCTGACCTCCGTGCGCCAGCCCGCCGTCACCATGGGCGCGATGGCGGCGGAACTGCTCATGGAGGAGACCGAGTCGGGCGACCCCGCGGCGCACGAGCACCGCCGCGTGGTGCTCATGCCCGAACTCGTCGTACGACGCTCGAGCCTGCCGGGCCGCTGA
- a CDS encoding (Fe-S)-binding protein, which produces MRVALFLTCVNDTLYPDTGRAVVKLLTRLGVEVDFPMAQTCCGQAHYNTGYRHQAEPLARHFSDVFGSDAYDAIVTPSGSCGAMVRELYPRMGERARAEGRGEGLARTLAPVVPKTYELTEFLVDVLGVTDVGAYYPHKVTYHPTCHGLRSLGLGERPTRLLRAVEGLELVELPGAEECCGFGGTFAVKNSDVSAAMGTDKVRNAESTGADVLCAADNSCLMHIAGTATRLRTAVRPVHIAEILASTEEEPLS; this is translated from the coding sequence ATGCGCGTCGCCCTGTTCCTGACCTGTGTCAACGACACGCTCTATCCGGACACGGGCCGCGCGGTGGTGAAACTGCTGACCAGGCTGGGAGTTGAGGTCGACTTCCCGATGGCACAGACCTGCTGCGGGCAGGCCCACTACAACACGGGCTATCGCCATCAGGCGGAGCCGCTGGCCCGTCATTTCTCCGATGTCTTCGGTTCGGACGCGTACGACGCGATCGTGACGCCTTCCGGATCGTGCGGGGCGATGGTGCGCGAGCTCTACCCCCGCATGGGCGAGCGGGCCCGCGCGGAGGGCCGCGGCGAAGGGCTGGCCCGCACCCTCGCGCCCGTGGTGCCCAAGACGTACGAACTCACCGAGTTCCTGGTGGACGTCCTCGGCGTCACGGACGTCGGCGCGTACTACCCGCACAAGGTCACCTACCACCCGACCTGCCACGGCCTGCGCTCCCTCGGTCTCGGCGAGCGGCCGACGCGGCTTCTCCGGGCGGTCGAGGGACTCGAACTCGTGGAGCTGCCGGGCGCCGAGGAGTGCTGCGGCTTCGGCGGCACGTTCGCCGTGAAGAACTCCGATGTCTCCGCGGCGATGGGCACGGACAAGGTGCGCAACGCCGAGTCGACGGGCGCCGATGTGCTGTGCGCCGCCGACAACTCCTGTCTGATGCACATCGCGGGCACGGCGACCCGGCTGCGCACGGCGGTGCGACCCGTCCACATCGCGGAGATCCTGGCCAGTACGGAAGAGGAGCCCCTGTCATGA
- a CDS encoding LutB/LldF family L-lactate oxidation iron-sulfur protein, producing MSGGTFVGMPAFPEAAHEAVGNTTLRANLRHATHTIRDKRARAVAELDDWAELREAGRRIKDHTLRHLDHYLMRLEESVVRAGGTVHWAADADEANRIVTALVKATGESEVVKVKSMATQEIGLNEALEAEGIHAYETDLAELIVQLGHDRPSHILVPAIHRNRGEIRDIFAKEMADWGRPAPEGLTDSPAELAEAARLHLREKFLRAKVGISGANFMVAETGTLVVVESEGNGRMCLTLPETLISVVGIEKTIPTWRDLEVFLQTLPRSSTAERMNPYTSMWTGTTDAATADGPSTFHLVLLDNGRTDTLADEVGRQALRCIRCSACLNVCPVYERAGGHAYGSVYPGPIGAILSPQLRGTRSEIDASLPYASSLCGACYEVCPVAIDIPEVLVHLRERVVQGGEATRQGVKVTLKPAKGHAAERAAMRAAGLAFARPGALRAGQRIASRTRRFHPRMLPGPGRAWSATRDLPKVPAEPFRDWWQRTRGDRSGGTTEGNDA from the coding sequence ATGAGCGGCGGCACATTCGTCGGCATGCCCGCCTTCCCCGAGGCCGCGCACGAGGCCGTCGGCAACACCACGCTGCGCGCCAATCTCCGGCACGCCACCCACACCATCCGCGACAAGCGGGCCCGCGCCGTCGCCGAGCTCGACGACTGGGCCGAGCTGCGCGAGGCGGGACGGCGCATCAAGGACCACACGCTGCGCCATCTCGACCACTACCTCATGCGGTTGGAGGAGTCCGTGGTGCGCGCCGGGGGCACCGTCCACTGGGCGGCCGACGCGGACGAGGCCAACCGCATCGTGACGGCCCTGGTCAAGGCGACGGGCGAGAGCGAGGTCGTCAAGGTCAAGTCGATGGCGACGCAGGAGATCGGCCTCAACGAGGCCCTCGAAGCGGAGGGCATCCACGCCTACGAGACCGATCTCGCCGAGCTGATCGTGCAGTTGGGCCACGACAGGCCCTCGCACATCCTGGTGCCCGCGATCCACCGCAACCGCGGCGAGATCCGCGACATCTTCGCCAAGGAGATGGCCGACTGGGGCCGCCCCGCCCCGGAGGGACTCACCGACAGCCCCGCCGAGCTGGCCGAGGCGGCCCGCCTCCACCTGCGCGAGAAGTTCCTGCGCGCCAAGGTCGGCATCTCGGGCGCGAACTTCATGGTCGCCGAGACCGGCACCCTGGTCGTCGTGGAGTCGGAGGGCAACGGCCGGATGTGCCTCACGCTGCCCGAGACCCTGATCTCCGTGGTCGGCATCGAGAAGACCATCCCGACCTGGCGCGACCTGGAGGTCTTCCTCCAGACCCTGCCGCGCTCCTCGACGGCCGAACGCATGAACCCCTACACGTCGATGTGGACGGGCACCACCGACGCGGCCACGGCCGACGGACCGAGCACCTTCCACCTGGTCCTCCTCGACAACGGCCGCACCGACACCCTCGCCGACGAGGTCGGCCGCCAGGCGCTGCGCTGCATCCGCTGTTCGGCGTGTCTCAACGTGTGCCCGGTGTACGAACGGGCGGGCGGCCATGCGTACGGCTCGGTGTATCCGGGCCCGATCGGCGCCATCCTCAGTCCTCAGCTGCGCGGCACCCGGAGCGAGATCGACGCCTCGCTCCCCTACGCCTCGTCGCTCTGCGGGGCCTGTTACGAGGTGTGCCCGGTCGCCATCGACATCCCCGAGGTCCTGGTCCACCTGCGGGAGCGGGTCGTCCAGGGCGGCGAGGCCACCCGGCAGGGTGTGAAGGTGACGCTGAAGCCCGCGAAGGGGCACGCGGCGGAGCGGGCGGCGATGCGCGCGGCGGGCCTCGCGTTCGCCCGCCCCGGTGCCCTGCGCGCGGGCCAGCGCATCGCGTCGCGCACGCGGCGGTTCCATCCGCGCATGCTGCCCGGCCCCGGCCGGGCCTGGAGCGCGACACGGGACCTGCCGAAGGTGCCCGCCGAGCCGTTCCGCGACTGGTGGCAGCGCACGCGGGGCGACAGGAGCGGCGGCACGACCGAGGGGAACGACGCATGA
- a CDS encoding LutC/YkgG family protein, protein MSSRDRILGRVRRALADVPDGELPYEESVARAYAREHGERTTEQTVDLLAENLADYRAIVHRCAAADLPELLTRLLARRGARTVLVPPGLPPHWLAAADPVRVHDRAASTPHELDEVDSVVTGCAVAVAETGTIVLDGSPDQGRRRITLVPDHHVCVVRVPDQVVSCVPGALERLDPARPLTWISGPSATSDIELDRVEGVHGPRTLEVVLVSGE, encoded by the coding sequence ATGAGCAGCAGGGACCGGATCCTGGGCCGGGTGCGGCGGGCACTGGCCGACGTACCGGACGGCGAGCTTCCGTACGAGGAGTCGGTGGCCCGCGCGTACGCGCGCGAGCACGGCGAGCGCACCACCGAGCAGACCGTCGACCTGCTCGCGGAGAACCTCGCGGACTACCGGGCGATCGTGCACCGCTGTGCCGCCGCGGATCTTCCGGAACTGCTGACGCGGCTGCTCGCGCGGCGCGGGGCGCGGACCGTGCTGGTGCCGCCGGGCCTGCCGCCGCACTGGCTGGCCGCCGCCGACCCGGTGCGCGTCCACGACCGCGCCGCGAGCACCCCGCACGAGCTCGACGAGGTCGACAGCGTCGTCACGGGCTGCGCGGTGGCCGTCGCCGAGACCGGCACGATCGTTCTGGACGGCTCCCCCGATCAGGGCCGCCGCCGCATCACCCTGGTGCCGGACCATCACGTCTGTGTCGTCCGCGTGCCCGACCAGGTCGTCTCCTGCGTCCCCGGGGCCCTCGAACGGCTGGACCCCGCCCGGCCGCTCACCTGGATCTCGGGCCCTTCCGCGACCAGCGACATCGAGCTGGACCGCGTCGAGGGAGTGCACGGCCCGCGCACCTTGGAGGTCGTCCTGGTGAGCGGGGAGTGA